One stretch of Streptomyces sp. NBC_00443 DNA includes these proteins:
- a CDS encoding Glu/Leu/Phe/Val dehydrogenase dimerization domain-containing protein: protein MTTPLLSLTWTDHVTGRQGFLVVDRLVRGVSSGGLRMRPGCTLDEVTGLARGMSMKEALHYDPEARYIPLGGAKGGIDCDPRDPEAYGVLVRYLRTMRPYIETLWTTGEDLGLSQDVVDRAAAEAGLVSSVQAVYPLLDDEAGARARLADAFAVEVDGIGLDELVGGCGVAESVLTALDRAGVPYWRTRAALQGLGTMGGATARFLTRAGLTVVAVADIKGTIANPAGLDIEALLAARDAYGTVDRAALRPGDRELPGDAWLSAETEVLVPAAVSYVIDAANQGRITARWIAEAANMPVRPEAEELLAARGVTVLPDVVVNSATNAWWWWTLFGDVGPDADEAFAHTRRSMRALTDLTLARAETDGTTPRAAAHAIAEDRLPVIAERFGRLR, encoded by the coding sequence ATGACCACGCCCTTGCTGTCGCTCACCTGGACCGACCACGTCACCGGCCGTCAGGGCTTCCTGGTCGTCGACCGGCTGGTGCGTGGCGTGTCCAGCGGCGGGCTGCGCATGCGGCCGGGCTGCACGCTCGACGAGGTCACCGGGCTCGCCCGCGGCATGAGCATGAAGGAAGCCCTGCACTACGACCCCGAGGCCAGGTACATCCCGCTGGGCGGCGCCAAGGGCGGCATCGACTGCGATCCCCGCGATCCGGAGGCGTACGGGGTCCTCGTGCGCTACCTGCGGACCATGCGGCCCTACATCGAGACCCTCTGGACCACGGGCGAGGACCTCGGGCTCTCCCAGGACGTGGTCGACCGGGCCGCCGCCGAGGCGGGGCTCGTCTCGTCCGTCCAGGCCGTGTACCCGCTGCTCGACGACGAGGCCGGCGCTCGCGCCCGGCTCGCGGACGCGTTCGCGGTCGAGGTGGACGGCATCGGGCTCGACGAGCTGGTCGGTGGCTGCGGGGTCGCCGAGTCGGTGCTCACGGCCCTGGACCGAGCCGGTGTGCCGTACTGGAGGACGCGCGCCGCCCTGCAGGGGCTCGGGACCATGGGCGGGGCCACAGCGCGCTTCCTCACGCGCGCGGGGCTCACCGTCGTGGCCGTCGCCGACATCAAGGGCACGATCGCCAACCCGGCGGGCCTCGACATCGAGGCGCTGCTGGCGGCACGGGACGCGTACGGCACGGTCGACCGGGCGGCGCTGCGGCCCGGCGACCGCGAACTGCCGGGCGACGCCTGGCTGTCGGCCGAGACGGAGGTGTTGGTTCCGGCAGCCGTCTCGTATGTGATCGACGCCGCCAACCAGGGGCGGATCACCGCCCGCTGGATCGCCGAGGCGGCCAACATGCCCGTACGGCCGGAGGCGGAGGAGCTGCTGGCCGCGCGGGGCGTCACCGTGCTGCCTGACGTCGTGGTCAACTCGGCCACGAATGCCTGGTGGTGGTGGACGCTGTTCGGTGACGTCGGTCCGGACGCGGACGAGGCGTTCGCCCACACGCGGCGCTCGATGCGCGCCCTGACCGACCTCACCCTGGCCCGGGCCGAGACCGACGGGACGACACCCCGGGCCGCCGCGCACGCCATCGCGGAGGACCGGTTGCCGGTGATCGCCGAGCGGTTCGGCCGACTCAGGTGA